A window from uncultured Fusobacterium sp. encodes these proteins:
- the dnaN gene encoding DNA polymerase III subunit beta has product MKFSIKREDIIPILTEFTNILKENPIKPIISGLQIKAEKGMIILIGTNLDIDLVRQIPAEVIEEGSVILKPALLLEYIKLLEEEELMFTLNDGYLTVHQAEFSILQDENFPDIIPTSPVVLLNIQGGELVKMLDRAKFAASLSNDNIQINCVRMIFKPNELNLVSTDSYRLLYLKADNNCLMEKEISVPLETVNVLCKLLKDSEKDVTIGFSEEFLIVTWENAYFSSKTISMPFPDFRMILNNASFDKKMEFNRDELKSALKRVITVAKTSVDAKYGAIITFKGKTALLNAFSGRAKINQKVNMIKEGEDFKASLNCKFIVDYIDNISKNPVIKGTNASSMFEITEEEDQNYRYILMPLALR; this is encoded by the coding sequence ATGAAATTTTCTATAAAAAGAGAGGATATAATTCCTATCTTAACAGAATTTACAAATATATTAAAAGAAAATCCTATAAAACCTATTATTTCAGGATTACAAATAAAAGCTGAAAAAGGAATGATCATTTTAATAGGGACAAATCTAGATATTGATTTGGTAAGACAAATTCCTGCTGAAGTTATAGAAGAGGGAAGTGTAATTTTAAAACCTGCTCTTTTGTTAGAATATATAAAGCTTTTAGAAGAAGAAGAATTGATGTTTACTTTAAATGATGGATATCTTACTGTACATCAAGCTGAATTTTCAATACTTCAAGATGAAAATTTTCCAGATATTATTCCGACTTCGCCAGTTGTACTTTTAAATATTCAAGGTGGAGAACTTGTTAAGATGTTAGATAGAGCAAAATTTGCAGCATCTCTTTCTAATGATAATATTCAAATTAACTGTGTAAGAATGATATTTAAACCAAATGAATTAAACCTTGTTTCTACTGATTCATATAGACTTTTATATTTAAAAGCAGACAATAATTGTCTTATGGAAAAAGAGATTTCAGTTCCGTTAGAAACAGTAAATGTTCTTTGTAAACTATTGAAAGATTCTGAAAAAGATGTAACAATAGGATTTAGTGAAGAGTTTTTAATAGTAACTTGGGAAAATGCTTATTTTTCATCAAAAACTATCTCTATGCCTTTCCCAGACTTTAGAATGATACTAAATAATGCTTCTTTTGATAAGAAGATGGAATTTAATAGAGATGAATTAAAAAGTGCATTAAAAAGAGTTATAACAGTAGCTAAAACAAGTGTAGACGCAAAATATGGGGCTATAATTACTTTTAAAGGAAAAACAGCTCTTTTAAATGCTTTTTCTGGTAGAGCTAAAATTAATCAAAAGGTAAATATGATAAAAGAGGGAGAGGATTTTAAAGCTTCTCTGAATTGTAAATTTATCGTAGATTATATTGATAATATCAGTAAAAATCCTGTTATTAAAGGAACAAATGCTTCATCAATGTTTGAGATAACAGAAGAGGAAGATCAAAACTATAGATATATTTTAATGCCTTTAGCATTGAGATAG
- a CDS encoding extracellular solute-binding protein: MKKIFLLLALVFTLVACGDSKKDENVLYLYGWADYIPPEIYQNFEKETGIKVVEDIYSSNEEMFTKLKAGGTGYDIVVPSADYVEIMMKEKMIDKLDKTKLSTIKNINPLVLEKLQYFDPNNDYEVPYVMGATVIAVNTQYVKDYPRDYSIYNRSDLQGRMTLLDDMREVMTSALDMLGYSQNVEDEKAIAQAAEMVKGWKKNIAKFDAESFGKGFANGDFWVVQGYPDNIFRELDENERKKVDFIIPEKGGTAYVDSFVILSNAPNKEAAYKFIEYIHRPEVYARLADILETPSINIPAKDLMKVKPLYEIEDMKNTQVLRDIHNTLDLQNRYWQEVLIAN, from the coding sequence ATGAAAAAAATATTTTTGTTGTTAGCTTTAGTTTTCACTCTTGTAGCTTGTGGAGATAGTAAAAAAGATGAGAATGTTCTTTATCTTTATGGTTGGGCAGATTATATTCCACCGGAAATATATCAAAATTTTGAAAAAGAAACTGGAATTAAAGTTGTTGAGGATATCTACTCATCTAATGAAGAGATGTTTACTAAGTTAAAAGCAGGAGGAACAGGTTATGATATAGTTGTTCCATCAGCTGACTATGTAGAGATAATGATGAAAGAAAAAATGATAGATAAACTTGATAAAACTAAGTTATCTACAATAAAAAATATAAATCCATTAGTATTAGAAAAATTACAATACTTTGATCCTAATAACGATTATGAGGTACCTTATGTAATGGGAGCTACTGTAATTGCAGTAAATACTCAATATGTAAAAGATTATCCTAGAGATTATTCTATCTATAACAGAAGTGATTTACAAGGAAGAATGACTCTTCTTGATGACATGAGAGAAGTAATGACTTCAGCACTTGATATGTTAGGATATTCACAAAATGTTGAAGATGAAAAGGCTATTGCTCAAGCTGCTGAAATGGTAAAAGGATGGAAGAAAAATATAGCTAAATTTGATGCTGAATCTTTTGGTAAAGGATTTGCAAATGGTGATTTCTGGGTAGTTCAAGGATATCCTGATAATATCTTTAGAGAATTAGATGAAAATGAAAGAAAAAAGGTTGATTTCATTATTCCAGAAAAAGGTGGAACAGCTTATGTAGATTCTTTTGTTATTTTAAGTAATGCTCCAAATAAAGAGGCTGCATATAAATTTATTGAGTATATCCATAGACCAGAAGTTTATGCAAGACTTGCTGATATTCTTGAAACACCATCTATTAATATTCCTGCAAAGGATTTAATGAAGGTTAAACCTTTATATGAGATTGAAGATATGAAAAATACTCAAGTATTAAGAGATATTCATAATACTCTTGATCTTCAAAATAGATACTGGCAAGAGGTATTAATAGCAAATTAA
- a CDS encoding AarF/UbiB family protein, protein MLSVNFLRMLSSFDSIKGIDPKRIIKLGIIGIRLAQKYSSRIDMLDVENCFYLSEFNTSDVQKEDEHLLRLLPKHHPILSQVEYYDNDSFSYSDINHLFKACLRNGQEITIKVISEKAKNMFLKNLASMKQDAKLCSYFMKNLEKKFKIMDMVESLRVESEIKFNLNNEIKCTELMKDFKNEYKDFKAFERLKFSHIYAYLSSEKILISEYIYGTHFCQLEEERRLSYKDVFDTIKIQLFFIFKIGMYHGNLHMGNIMLSEKGEIYFLDCNNIINLSDDMREGIFKMLKSILRYDYSEIPNFMQDLSINKIDNASLNNVSVEVEKIFRDFKGATLEKNGRIITNLMLSLKAGLNNGMEFREELYSLLKSLMYLEIMAEKIAPKRNFTEDMSNIFTEILLYK, encoded by the coding sequence ATGCTTTCTGTTAATTTTTTAAGAATGTTATCATCATTTGATTCAATAAAGGGAATAGATCCAAAAAGAATAATAAAATTAGGAATAATTGGTATAAGATTAGCTCAAAAATATTCATCAAGAATAGATATGTTAGATGTAGAAAACTGTTTTTATCTTTCAGAGTTTAATACATCTGATGTTCAAAAGGAAGATGAACATCTTTTACGGCTATTGCCAAAACATCATCCTATACTTTCTCAAGTAGAATATTATGACAATGACTCATTTTCATATTCTGATATTAATCATCTTTTTAAAGCTTGTTTGAGAAATGGGCAGGAGATTACAATAAAAGTTATTAGTGAAAAAGCTAAAAATATGTTTTTGAAAAATCTTGCTAGTATGAAACAAGATGCTAAATTATGTTCATACTTTATGAAAAATTTGGAAAAGAAATTTAAAATAATGGACATGGTAGAAAGTTTAAGGGTAGAATCTGAAATTAAATTTAATCTAAATAATGAGATAAAATGTACTGAACTTATGAAAGATTTTAAAAATGAGTATAAAGATTTTAAAGCATTTGAAAGATTAAAATTTTCACATATATATGCTTATCTATCTTCAGAAAAAATACTTATAAGTGAGTATATTTATGGAACTCATTTTTGTCAGTTAGAAGAGGAGAGAAGGCTTAGCTATAAAGATGTATTTGATACAATAAAAATTCAACTGTTCTTTATCTTTAAAATAGGGATGTATCACGGAAACCTACATATGGGAAATATTATGTTAAGTGAAAAGGGAGAGATATATTTTCTAGATTGTAACAATATTATAAATTTAAGTGATGATATGAGAGAGGGAATTTTTAAGATGTTAAAATCTATTTTAAGATATGATTATAGTGAGATTCCTAACTTTATGCAAGATTTATCTATTAATAAAATAGATAATGCATCTCTTAACAATGTAAGTGTTGAGGTTGAAAAGATATTTAGAGATTTTAAAGGTGCTACTCTTGAAAAAAATGGAAGAATAATAACAAATCTTATGTTATCTTTAAAAGCAGGATTAAATAATGGAATGGAATTTAGAGAGGAGTTGTATTCTCTTTTGAAATCTTTAATGTATTTAGAAATAATGGCAGAAAAAATAGCTCCAAAAAGAAACTTCACTGAGGATATGTCAAATATTTTTACAGAAATTTTACTTTATAAATGA
- a CDS encoding RNA methyltransferase, which translates to MDYINSLENNTIKKIKKLKIKKYREEEQLFIAEGRKFLDFDFAPEMLIFHEDYTITDEIQKKIDRFQCRKIKVSDKVFSQLTSQENSQGVIVIYPMKKGDLNILNNNIVVLDKIGDPGNLGTIIRVADAGGFKDILLTKGSVDCWNEKVVRSSMGSILNMNILYLEEEEMISFLKEKGYKMEVTALDKTSIEYTQMSLSEKNAIIFGSEGNGVSQRFLEVSDEKLIIPIYGIAESLNVAMACGIILYKTREILGAKN; encoded by the coding sequence GTGGACTATATAAACAGTCTTGAGAATAATACTATAAAGAAAATAAAAAAACTTAAAATAAAAAAATATAGAGAAGAAGAGCAACTTTTTATTGCTGAAGGAAGAAAATTTTTAGATTTTGACTTTGCTCCAGAGATGCTAATTTTCCATGAAGATTACACTATAACTGATGAAATTCAAAAAAAAATAGATAGATTTCAATGTAGAAAAATCAAAGTTTCCGACAAGGTTTTCTCTCAACTTACATCTCAAGAAAACTCACAAGGGGTAATTGTAATATACCCAATGAAAAAAGGAGATCTAAATATTTTAAATAACAATATAGTTGTGCTTGATAAAATAGGAGATCCGGGAAATTTAGGTACTATTATAAGGGTAGCTGATGCAGGAGGATTTAAAGATATTCTACTAACAAAAGGAAGCGTTGATTGTTGGAATGAAAAAGTTGTAAGAAGTAGTATGGGGTCTATTTTAAATATGAATATTCTTTATTTAGAAGAAGAGGAAATGATCTCTTTCTTAAAAGAAAAAGGATATAAAATGGAAGTTACTGCACTAGATAAAACCTCTATTGAATATACTCAAATGTCTTTAAGTGAGAAAAATGCTATTATTTTTGGAAGCGAAGGAAATGGAGTTTCTCAAAGATTTTTAGAAGTTAGTGATGAAAAACTTATAATTCCAATCTATGGAATAGCTGAATCACTTAATGTTGCTATGGCTTGTGGAATTATTCTATATAAAACTAGAGAGATTTTGGGGGCAAAAAATTAA